The bacterium genome includes the window ATTGGGATTTAAAACAAAGGAGGATATATTTGGAAGGCTTGTTTTATTTGCATCTTTTGGATTGTATTTGGTGACATTAAACCCCTCGGTTGGGCTTTATGATGCAGGGGATATGACAACAGCGGCTTGGGTGCTTGGTATTCCCCATCCACCAGGATACCCATTTTATTGCCTCTTTGGCAATCTATGGATGCATCTTATCCCAATAGGAAATATTGCATACAGGCTAAATATGCTCTCTGCCTTTTCCTCATCCATAGCTATAATGCTTATTTATCTCATTAGCCTAAAGATTGTAAAATCACGAATTCCAAGCCTAATTTCCTCTCTTTCTTTAGCCTTCTCAAATACATTTTGGGGCCAGGCAACATTTGCAGGACAATACATCACAAACCTATTCTTTTTTATCCTCCTCCTTTTTCTCCTTTTCAAATACAAGGAGAGGCTTTCTTTAAAAATCCTCTATCTTTTCTTCTTTACCCTTGGTTTATCATTGGCACACCATCGCCAGACATTGTTTATTGTTCCCGCTGCTATACTTTTTATACTAGCCATTCTATGGAAGAATAGAAAAAAACAATTTAAAATTCAAAATTTAAAATTTAAAATTCCTTTAACGATGGCTTTACTCTTTATCTTGCCCCTTACATTATACCTATATCTTCCAATAAGGGCATCATCCCATCCTCCTTTAAACTGGAGCGATCCAGAGACACCTAATAGATTTATTTCTCATATAAAGGGAAGTCAATATGATTTTTTATTCTTAAAGCTTAAGCCAAAAGAATACATTGCTCGGTTTATTAGTCAAATAAGGGGTCTATTCCCTAATGAATTTGGTATTTTATTATTATCCCTTGGAATTGCTGGTCTTTTTGCTATGGCAATAAAGAGGACATCCATATTCCTCTTTTTGCTTCTTATTTTCTTAACCGATGTCCTTATTTCTGTTACATACAACCACCCATCTTTTCAGCTATACTATATGATCCCATTTGCTATATTCTCTTTATGGATAGGCTTTGGAGCATTCTTTATCTTATCATTTTCAAAGAAAAAGCTTGCCTACATTATTTTTTCGCTTGCTCTCCTTATTATTCCAATTAAGCTCTTTATAAGCAATTATAAAAGAAATGACCATAGCCTTTATTATTCGCCTTATAACTATTGCCTCAATATATTAAGGCCTATTAAGAAAAATGGGGTTATTATTGCAGAGGATGATACCCATTCATTTTTGCTTGAATATTTTCATTATTGTGAATCTGTAAGGAAGGATATAGCCCTCATTGAGCCACACCAGCTTCACTTTGAATGGATGGCAAATCTTTATAGAGAAATGTATCCAGACCTTGAATTTAAGATGTATCCCGTTAAAAAAGCCATCCTTACATACGATGAGGTAAGGAATCAGAGGATAGAGAGTATGATTGAGATGAATATGGAAAGGAGGCCGTTCTATATCTTTCCATCCCCAAGCTATCCGTTTATTTCAAGGTATGAATTCCTTCCATGCGGTGTATTCTCAATGGTCATAAAAAATGATATATCTAGCCAGGAATTGTATAATCTCCTTTTAGAGACAGATTATAAGATGAAATACAGAAAGGATGAGAACGATTCTGTTTA containing:
- a CDS encoding DUF2723 domain-containing protein: MKDKLGFKTKEDIFGRLVLFASFGLYLVTLNPSVGLYDAGDMTTAAWVLGIPHPPGYPFYCLFGNLWMHLIPIGNIAYRLNMLSAFSSSIAIMLIYLISLKIVKSRIPSLISSLSLAFSNTFWGQATFAGQYITNLFFFILLLFLLFKYKERLSLKILYLFFFTLGLSLAHHRQTLFIVPAAILFILAILWKNRKKQFKIQNLKFKIPLTMALLFILPLTLYLYLPIRASSHPPLNWSDPETPNRFISHIKGSQYDFLFLKLKPKEYIARFISQIRGLFPNEFGILLLSLGIAGLFAMAIKRTSIFLFLLLIFLTDVLISVTYNHPSFQLYYMIPFAIFSLWIGFGAFFILSFSKKKLAYIIFSLALLIIPIKLFISNYKRNDHSLYYSPYNYCLNILRPIKKNGVIIAEDDTHSFLLEYFHYCESVRKDIALIEPHQLHFEWMANLYREMYPDLEFKMYPVKKAILTYDEVRNQRIESMIEMNMERRPFYIFPSPSYPFISRYEFLPCGVFSMVIKNDISSQELYNLLLETDYKMKYRKDENDSVYIINYATSCFNRGRLYYNIRRYKEAILMAKEALRINPGYQSAENLLKILKEE